The following coding sequences lie in one Lolium perenne isolate Kyuss_39 chromosome 2, Kyuss_2.0, whole genome shotgun sequence genomic window:
- the LOC127335030 gene encoding deoxymugineic acid synthase 1-D-like, which yields MAFTTAVPEVVLRSGNARPMPAIGMGTAKFPLVPEIAMDAVLAAVELGYRHFDTASMYETELPLGDALAEAVRRGLVASREEVFVTTKLWCTQCHPHLVLPSLRENLQNLQMEYVDLYLIHWPVCLKPGPRVFPAKREDAVPFDFEGVWREMEECHRLGLAKAIGVSNFTTWHLDKILAAATTPPAVNQVELNPVWQQRKLRAYCTEKGIHVAAYSPLGGQNWSGEANAVLESEVLAEIAKARGKSVAQVALRWIYEQGLTPIVKSFSKERLKQNLEIFDWELTHDDLIKISQIPQKKTVTAADVIFSPEGEFTSVKLSDIEVVEE from the exons ATGGCATTCACAACGGCGGTGCCGGAGGTGGTGCTGAGGTCCGGCAACGCCAGACCTATGCCGGCGATCGGCATGGGCACGGCCAAGTTCCCGCTCGTGCCAGAGATTGCCATGGACGCTGTGCTCGCGGCCGTGGAGCTCGGCTACCGCCACTTCGACACGGCCTCCATGTATGAGACCGAGCTGCCGCTAGGCGACGCGCTGGCGGAGGCTGTGCGGCGCGGGCTGGTGGCGTCCCGGGAGGAGGTGTTCGTCACCACCAAGCTCTGGTGCACGCAGTGCCACCCGCACCTCGTGCTCCCGTCCCTCCGGGAAAACCTCCA GAACCTGCAAATGGAGTACGTGGACCTGTACCTGATCCACTGGCCGGTCTGCCTGAAGCCCGGGCCACGGGTGTTCCCGGCCAAGCGGGAGGACGCCGTGCCGTTCGACTTCGAGGGCGTGTGGCGGGAGATGGAGGAGTGCCACCGCCTGGGGCTGGCCAAGGCCATCGGCGTCAGCAACTTCACCACCTGGCACCTCGACAAGATCCTAGCAGCTGCCACCACCCCGCCTGCCGTCAACCAG GTGGAACTGAACCCTGTCTGGCAGCAGAGAAAGCTTAGGGCGTACTGCACAGAGAAGGGCATCCACGTAGCGGCTTACTCGCCTTTGGGTGGGCAGAACTGGTCCGGGGAGGCAAACGCCGTGCTGGAATCAGAGGTGCTGGCCGAGATCGCTAAGGCTAGAGGAAAGAGCGTCGCACAG GTAGCATTGAGGTGGATCTATGAGCAAGGACTGACCCCAATCGTCAAGAGCTTCAGCAAGGAGAGGCTCAAGCAAAACCTCGAGATCTTCGACTGGGAGCTCACTCACGACGACCTGATCAAGATCAGCCAGATTCCACAGAAGAAGACTGTCACAGCTGCCGACGTAATTTTCTCTCCAGAGGGAGAGTTCACGTCAGTGAAGCTTTCAGACATTGAAGTTGTCGAGGAATAG